The Arcobacter sp. LA11 genome includes a region encoding these proteins:
- a CDS encoding alpha/beta hydrolase: MLKKILIASSLSILLSSTLYASKISSEECASKGEDFIFAGGECIQYNESEGDVEGKLNIIVHGTWDEGTNTLGRYAPFAETLTMSTDITSVAVALPGYSGSSTNNFTSLAHKGEKNQAAKKEYVLFLGDLVKSLKEKYDAKTVTLVGHSAGAMMSATLSGLKPELVQNFALAGGRYDIHKEEKGNLISMIDVLDSINKNANFLFIYGTNDDISKPEVTTEFFKIAKDKGLNAKLIKVEGAGHIDLDMTDESLEAITSMLEEE, from the coding sequence ATGTTAAAGAAAATATTAATTGCGAGTAGTTTATCTATTCTTTTAAGTTCTACTCTATATGCTTCAAAGATTTCAAGCGAAGAATGTGCTTCAAAAGGCGAAGATTTTATTTTTGCAGGTGGAGAATGTATTCAATATAATGAATCAGAAGGAGATGTAGAAGGTAAGTTAAATATAATTGTCCATGGTACTTGGGATGAAGGAACAAATACTTTAGGAAGATATGCTCCTTTTGCAGAAACTTTAACAATGTCAACAGATATTACATCAGTAGCAGTTGCACTTCCTGGCTACTCTGGATCGTCTACAAATAATTTTACTTCTTTAGCACATAAAGGTGAAAAAAATCAAGCTGCTAAAAAAGAGTATGTTTTATTTTTAGGAGATTTAGTAAAATCATTAAAAGAAAAGTACGATGCTAAAACTGTTACTCTAGTAGGACATAGTGCTGGAGCTATGATGAGTGCTACTTTATCTGGATTGAAACCAGAATTAGTTCAAAACTTTGCATTAGCTGGTGGTAGATATGATATTCATAAAGAAGAAAAAGGTAATTTGATATCAATGATTGATGTTCTAGATTCTATAAATAAAAATGCTAATTTCTTATTTATTTATGGAACTAATGATGATATCTCTAAACCAGAAGTGACAACAGAGTTTTTCAAAATAGCCAAAGACAAAGGTTTAAATGCTAAGTTGATAAAAGTTGAAGGTGCTGGGCATATTGATTTAGATATGACTGATGAATCACTTGAAGCAATAACATCTATGCTTGAAGAAGAGTAA
- a CDS encoding DsrE family protein — protein MKKILAILLITVFSYAESTFSDPQPTFDEPRKIVIQFYDSEINKINHNLSTIYNILKEYPSESLKVVVVAYGNGMRALRKDYDKDTMTRIISLMEYDVEFIGCRNTMDTMKWGDDEFIEDISFVQAGIVELIERQVAGYTGIIAY, from the coding sequence GTGAAAAAAATCTTAGCAATATTATTAATTACAGTTTTTTCTTATGCAGAATCAACATTTAGTGATCCTCAACCAACATTTGATGAACCAAGAAAGATAGTTATTCAATTTTATGATTCTGAAATTAATAAAATAAATCATAATCTAAGTACAATTTATAATATTTTAAAAGAGTATCCTTCTGAGTCATTAAAAGTTGTAGTAGTAGCTTATGGGAATGGTATGAGAGCTCTAAGAAAAGATTATGATAAAGATACTATGACTCGTATAATTTCTTTAATGGAATATGATGTTGAATTTATAGGTTGTAGAAATACTATGGATACGATGAAGTGGGGTGATGATGAGTTTATTGAAGATATTAGTTTTGTACAAGCTGGGATTGTTGAACTAATTGAAAGACAAGTGGCTGGTTATACAGGAATTATTGCATACTAA
- a CDS encoding MOSC domain-containing protein: MNDIGKVIATFSAKKGQSGLPRPKVNKLNLIYGFGIQDDKFAGQDEEKAVMIVGKYAYDLAEKNGIKLELGSLGENILFDFNPHEYNIGSILQVGDTILEITQCCTICNHLAVFDDDLPTLVQDCRGLYCKILEGGEISKDISVKVLKDWQDNKKVAS; this comes from the coding sequence ATGAATGATATTGGAAAAGTAATTGCTACATTTAGTGCAAAAAAGGGTCAAAGTGGATTACCTAGACCAAAAGTAAATAAATTAAATTTAATTTATGGTTTTGGTATTCAAGATGATAAATTTGCAGGTCAAGATGAAGAAAAAGCAGTAATGATTGTTGGTAAATATGCTTATGATTTGGCAGAAAAAAATGGAATAAAACTTGAACTAGGAAGTTTAGGTGAAAATATTTTGTTTGATTTTAATCCTCATGAGTATAATATAGGTAGCATATTACAAGTTGGAGATACAATATTAGAAATCACTCAATGTTGTACGATTTGTAATCATTTAGCAGTATTTGATGATGATTTACCCACTTTAGTTCAAGATTGTAGAGGTTTATATTGTAAGATACTTGAAGGTGGTGAAATATCAAAAGATATTTCTGTAAAAGTTTTAAAAGATTGGCAAGATAATAAAAAAGTTGCCTCTTAA
- a CDS encoding thioredoxin fold domain-containing protein — MIKKGLFLILSLFMTISLYANFQEGKKLFENNCSSCHKEYISFKKLKENFFERNNKLLNLTIPTENMLAWAIMDSGKRIGDPEDSDMRQIEIEEYLKEYLANPDINNSICDENVLKYYVKKEPIKISDEEAELLAQYFMGYKEDRQKKAPIKKKSLAETPDEQKLLDRANTEGKQLIVYATSQSCYFCKKMDKDVLGLADVQKKMNEDYIFVKIDVDFVKLPFGLKKHFKGMTPTFFVLTSAGELLNTYPGAWVKPDFLEILKENL; from the coding sequence ATGATTAAAAAAGGGTTATTTTTAATTCTCTCTTTATTTATGACGATTTCATTATATGCAAACTTCCAAGAAGGAAAAAAACTATTTGAAAATAATTGTTCATCATGTCATAAAGAGTATATTTCATTTAAAAAATTAAAAGAGAATTTTTTTGAGAGAAATAATAAACTACTAAACTTAACAATTCCTACGGAAAACATGCTAGCTTGGGCAATTATGGATAGTGGGAAAAGAATTGGTGATCCAGAAGATTCCGATATGAGACAAATAGAAATTGAAGAATATTTAAAAGAATATTTAGCGAATCCAGATATCAATAATAGTATTTGTGATGAAAATGTTTTAAAATACTATGTAAAAAAAGAACCAATTAAAATTTCTGATGAAGAAGCAGAACTTTTAGCCCAATATTTTATGGGATATAAAGAAGATAGACAGAAAAAAGCACCAATAAAAAAGAAATCTTTAGCCGAAACTCCAGATGAACAGAAACTATTAGATAGAGCAAATACAGAAGGTAAACAACTTATAGTTTATGCAACTTCACAAAGCTGTTATTTTTGTAAAAAAATGGATAAAGATGTACTTGGTTTAGCTGATGTACAAAAAAAGATGAATGAAGATTATATTTTTGTAAAAATAGATGTTGATTTTGTAAAGCTACCATTTGGTTTAAAAAAACATTTTAAAGGTATGACTCCTACATTTTTTGTTTTAACTAGTGCAGGGGAGCTTTTAAATACTTATCCTGGAGCTTGGGTTAAACCGGACTTCTTAGAAATATTAAAGGAAAACCTATAA
- the soxB gene encoding thiosulfohydrolase SoxB, whose protein sequence is MSKLSRREFVYMMAVLGAAPVFANSHGRMTNTDKLEDYYKLKPHGNVRLMHMTDSHAQLLPVYFREPSVNLGFHGNYGKPPHIVGDKLLDYYGIKGDKRLEYAYSCVNFEKHAKAMGRTGGFAQIKTVVDFLKNNFGADKTLLLDGGDTWQGSATALYTRGKDMVGAMNNLGVDVAVGHWEFTYKAEEILENVKLLDAEFLAQNVMVKEDALMEGTAEAYDEDTGHAFKPYTIKKMGNARVAIIGQAFPYTTIANPQRFIPDWTFSINDDGMQELVDEVREEEKPDAVIVLSHNGYDTDKKMAEVVTGIDFIMGGHTHDGVPEAYPVKNEAGTTYVCNAGSNGKFLNVLDLNIQNGKIKDFKFTLLPIFSDLIPEEPGMKKYIQDVRAPFLKELTREIATTENTLFRRGNFNGSWDQIICDALIDVKGADISLSPGFRWGTSVMPGQTITFDDLMTQTAMTYPETYARDITGEGIKAILEDVADNLFNEDPFYQQGGDMVRTGGISYRINPTAKMGERISNMTLTKNGKKLEASKSYKVAGWSTVGSKSPGEPVWETVETYLKNVKHIANLKVDTPDIVGIKGNPGIV, encoded by the coding sequence ATGAGTAAATTAAGTAGAAGAGAATTTGTTTATATGATGGCAGTTTTAGGTGCCGCTCCTGTATTTGCTAACTCTCATGGAAGAATGACAAATACAGATAAGTTAGAGGATTATTATAAATTAAAACCTCATGGTAATGTAAGACTTATGCATATGACAGATTCTCATGCACAACTTTTACCAGTATATTTTAGGGAACCTAGTGTTAATCTTGGTTTTCATGGTAACTATGGTAAACCTCCACATATTGTAGGTGACAAGTTATTAGATTATTATGGTATTAAAGGTGACAAAAGATTAGAGTATGCATATTCTTGTGTAAACTTTGAAAAACATGCAAAAGCTATGGGTAGAACTGGTGGTTTTGCACAAATTAAAACTGTTGTTGATTTCTTAAAAAACAATTTTGGTGCTGATAAAACTCTATTATTAGATGGTGGAGATACTTGGCAAGGTAGTGCAACAGCTCTTTACACTAGAGGTAAAGATATGGTTGGTGCTATGAATAATCTTGGTGTTGACGTGGCTGTTGGACACTGGGAATTTACATATAAAGCTGAAGAAATTTTAGAAAATGTAAAATTACTAGATGCTGAATTCTTAGCTCAAAATGTTATGGTTAAAGAAGATGCACTTATGGAAGGTACTGCTGAAGCGTATGATGAAGATACTGGACATGCATTTAAGCCATATACAATTAAAAAAATGGGTAATGCAAGAGTGGCTATTATTGGTCAAGCATTCCCTTATACAACTATTGCAAATCCTCAAAGATTTATTCCTGATTGGACTTTCTCTATCAATGATGACGGTATGCAAGAGTTAGTTGATGAAGTTAGAGAAGAAGAGAAACCAGATGCAGTAATTGTTCTTTCTCACAATGGTTATGATACAGATAAAAAAATGGCAGAAGTTGTAACTGGAATTGACTTTATTATGGGTGGTCATACTCATGATGGTGTTCCTGAAGCATATCCTGTTAAAAATGAAGCTGGCACTACTTATGTATGTAATGCAGGTTCAAACGGTAAATTTTTAAATGTTCTTGATTTAAATATCCAAAATGGAAAAATTAAAGACTTTAAATTTACTTTACTTCCAATCTTCTCAGACTTAATACCTGAAGAACCAGGAATGAAAAAATATATTCAAGATGTAAGAGCTCCTTTCTTAAAAGAGTTAACTAGAGAAATTGCTACAACTGAAAATACACTTTTTAGACGTGGTAACTTTAATGGTTCTTGGGATCAAATTATTTGTGATGCATTAATTGATGTAAAAGGTGCTGATATTTCATTATCTCCTGGATTTAGATGGGGAACTTCTGTAATGCCAGGTCAAACTATTACATTTGATGATTTAATGACTCAAACGGCTATGACTTATCCTGAAACTTATGCTAGAGATATCACTGGTGAGGGGATTAAGGCTATTTTAGAAGATGTAGCCGATAACTTGTTCAATGAAGATCCATTCTATCAACAAGGTGGAGATATGGTAAGAACAGGTGGTATTTCTTATAGAATTAACCCAACTGCAAAAATGGGTGAAAGAATTTCCAATATGACTCTTACTAAAAATGGTAAAAAGCTTGAAGCTTCTAAAAGCTATAAAGTTGCTGGTTGGTCAACTGTTGGTTCTAAATCACCAGGTGAACCAGTATGGGAGACTGTAGAAACTTATCTTAAAAATGTTAAGCATATTGCTAATTTAAAAGTTGATACTCCTGATATCGTTGGTATCAAAGGAAACCCTGGAATCGTTTAA
- a CDS encoding rhodanese-like domain-containing protein: MTILKKLLIAASIAAVCSTGSLAAEVTSKFVAISKGVKSIDMELNDEKFTIMRNQTAGNKISPLYETTNRGMPQPMSLGKDVETLGELEFIDYMKKAQTDETIAIIDSRKPGWFDKLRIPGAVNVPFTNFDEKETAIEMMEDEMGVVQKEDGTLDFSKAKTLALYCNGYWCGQTPGMVARAKYSLLNMGYPASKIKYYRGGMQAWTSLGFTVVGTGK, encoded by the coding sequence ATGACAATTTTAAAGAAATTATTAATAGCTGCTAGTATTGCAGCTGTATGTTCAACAGGAAGTTTAGCTGCTGAAGTTACATCTAAATTTGTTGCAATATCAAAAGGTGTTAAGTCAATAGATATGGAATTGAATGATGAAAAATTCACTATCATGAGAAATCAGACTGCAGGAAATAAAATTTCACCTTTATATGAAACAACAAATAGAGGTATGCCTCAACCAATGAGTCTTGGAAAAGATGTTGAAACATTAGGAGAGTTAGAATTCATTGATTATATGAAAAAAGCTCAAACTGATGAAACTATTGCAATTATTGATTCAAGAAAGCCAGGTTGGTTTGATAAATTAAGAATTCCTGGAGCAGTTAATGTACCTTTTACCAATTTTGATGAAAAAGAGACTGCTATTGAAATGATGGAAGATGAAATGGGTGTTGTTCAAAAAGAAGATGGAACACTTGATTTTTCAAAAGCTAAAACTTTAGCATTATATTGTAATGGATATTGGTGTGGTCAAACTCCAGGTATGGTAGCAAGAGCTAAATATTCACTATTAAATATGGGATATCCAGCTTCTAAGATTAAATACTACAGAGGTGGTATGCAAGCTTGGACTTCACTTGGATTTACGGTAGTTGGAACAGGTAAATAA
- the soxA gene encoding sulfur oxidation c-type cytochrome SoxA encodes MLLKIAKTTVLVALTACALNASDFNAQAEKDRLALIKYFEAKFENPEKNRNTFFPYSTDDELKNNIMSGLKHQDFALGNYAFSKNGRASYDEIKEFPPTEEWIEAGEELYNKKFANGKSFANCFPNPAEAGAAYPMFDEKRKEVISSTQAINECLTANGEKKWGTSKGKLAHLQSFFAASATEEEKVVNVKIESADAAAAYENGKKYYYAQRGYLKLNCASCHVQGAGQRVRNESLSQLLGQTTHFPVYRLKWGAKNPANGLGTLERRMSGCVKDEGQVPPKATSKEMKDLLYFMAYMSNGMKFDGPDFRK; translated from the coding sequence ATGTTATTAAAAATTGCTAAGACAACTGTATTAGTTGCATTAACTGCTTGCGCATTAAATGCATCTGATTTCAATGCACAAGCTGAAAAAGATAGACTTGCTTTAATAAAATATTTTGAAGCAAAGTTTGAAAATCCAGAAAAAAATAGAAATACTTTTTTCCCATACTCAACTGATGATGAATTAAAAAATAATATCATGAGTGGATTAAAGCACCAAGATTTTGCTTTAGGAAACTATGCATTTTCTAAGAATGGTAGAGCTTCTTATGATGAAATCAAAGAATTTCCTCCAACAGAAGAATGGATAGAAGCTGGAGAAGAGTTATATAACAAAAAATTTGCTAATGGTAAATCTTTTGCTAACTGTTTCCCAAATCCAGCTGAAGCTGGGGCTGCTTACCCAATGTTTGATGAAAAAAGAAAAGAAGTTATCTCTTCTACACAAGCTATTAATGAGTGTTTAACTGCTAATGGTGAAAAGAAATGGGGAACTTCAAAAGGTAAATTAGCTCACTTACAATCATTTTTTGCTGCTTCTGCAACTGAAGAAGAAAAAGTTGTTAATGTAAAAATTGAAAGTGCTGATGCTGCAGCTGCATATGAAAATGGTAAAAAATATTATTATGCTCAAAGAGGGTATTTAAAACTTAACTGTGCAAGTTGTCACGTACAAGGTGCTGGACAAAGAGTTAGAAACGAATCATTATCTCAACTTCTTGGACAAACTACACATTTCCCAGTATATAGACTTAAATGGGGTGCAAAAAACCCTGCAAATGGTTTAGGTACACTTGAGAGAAGAATGTCTGGTTGTGTTAAAGATGAAGGTCAAGTACCACCAAAAGCTACAAGCAAAGAGATGAAAGATTTATTATACTTTATGGCATATATGTCAAATGGTATGAAATTTGATGGTCCAGACTTTAGAAAATAA
- the soxZ gene encoding thiosulfate oxidation carrier complex protein SoxZ, with translation MAKKTRIKAKLKKGVVTVKALANHAMLSHQEAKRAKKEANWITYIVAKVNGNIVYEVSSSQFLSKNPYFKFKFNAEAAGAKKGDKLEFTWVDMKGDTNTSTGKIK, from the coding sequence ATGGCTAAAAAAACTAGAATTAAAGCAAAGTTAAAAAAAGGCGTTGTAACTGTTAAAGCACTTGCTAACCACGCGATGTTATCTCATCAAGAAGCAAAAAGAGCAAAAAAAGAAGCTAACTGGATTACATATATTGTTGCAAAAGTTAATGGTAATATCGTATATGAAGTATCTAGTTCACAATTTTTATCAAAAAACCCATACTTTAAATTTAAGTTCAATGCAGAAGCAGCTGGAGCTAAAAAAGGTGATAAATTAGAGTTTACTTGGGTTGATATGAAGGGTGACACAAACACAAGTACAGGGAAAATTAAATAA
- the soxY gene encoding thiosulfate oxidation carrier protein SoxY — MMKRRNFLGLGLGVLAASVVPSTLSAVNYRTEKPKAWEADKVDTAINEIFGTNATSEGKVKLKAPDIAENGAVIPVTVSAKAGSRVAILQDVNPETLVAVFDVPKGGIIDYSIRIKLQKTGNVIAIVEDAGKLYKASKQVKVTIGGCGG, encoded by the coding sequence ATGATGAAAAGAAGAAATTTTTTAGGTTTAGGATTAGGTGTATTAGCAGCTTCAGTTGTACCATCAACTTTAAGTGCAGTTAATTACAGAACAGAAAAACCAAAAGCATGGGAAGCTGATAAAGTTGATACAGCAATTAATGAAATTTTTGGAACAAATGCTACTTCTGAAGGTAAAGTTAAATTAAAAGCTCCAGATATTGCTGAAAATGGTGCAGTTATCCCTGTAACTGTTTCTGCAAAAGCTGGGTCAAGAGTTGCTATTTTACAAGATGTAAACCCAGAAACTTTAGTTGCAGTGTTTGATGTTCCAAAAGGTGGAATCATTGATTACTCTATTAGAATTAAATTACAAAAAACTGGAAATGTTATTGCAATTGTTGAAGATGCAGGGAAGTTATATAAAGCTTCAAAACAAGTTAAAGTTACAATCGGTGGATGTGGTGGTTGA
- the soxX gene encoding sulfur oxidation c-type cytochrome SoxX: MKLIKSLVVAAAISGLAVTGSLAGDDLVKKGEKIFMTKKLGNCIACHDINGKTLDGPGSMGPKLQYLSAWPEEALYEKVYNPYTTNPISQMPAFGKSGWLSDGEIKAVVAYLKTIN; this comes from the coding sequence ATGAAATTAATCAAAAGTTTAGTTGTAGCTGCTGCTATAAGTGGTTTAGCTGTTACTGGTTCGTTAGCTGGTGACGATTTAGTTAAAAAGGGTGAAAAAATCTTTATGACTAAAAAATTAGGTAACTGTATTGCTTGTCATGATATTAATGGTAAAACATTAGATGGACCAGGAAGCATGGGACCAAAATTACAATATTTGTCAGCTTGGCCAGAAGAAGCATTATATGAAAAGGTTTATAATCCATATACTACTAACCCTATTTCACAAATGCCTGCATTTGGTAAGAGTGGTTGGTTAAGTGATGGCGAAATTAAAGCAGTTGTTGCATATTTAAAAACTATTAATTAA
- a CDS encoding c-type cytochrome produces MFKLENTKKLKTLLGLGLSVFLATSLFSANGVSIDGAVKYEVKDGKYGPYHLNMQDTKKYDNGRKATKLEVKVWNLDVRPDGEGLPMYDMKHGKPVMENGKPKIAQGSVEWGEELYDAQCAMCHGEFGAGGKGYPTLAGGSFKDLHIQRLNPADENPNPDVALKTIGSYWPYASTLYWYIQESMPFTAPKTLTNSETYAITAFLLASNGIEVDGEEMDEEFVLSKSNFNKIVMPNVEGFYPEVDTKDPHQGPKNMQKLLSDPTIYGKGTRCMKDCIKQPVEDLLLRIKVDLIPNVNEPLSTERSWKEPVKATASDVDPVIVDNYATYCSACHANKAIGAPVLGDKEAWAEVMEKGLEEVYTNGIDGINAMPPKGTAMGLSDDEFKQIVDYIINESK; encoded by the coding sequence ATGTTCAAATTAGAAAACACAAAAAAGCTTAAGACTCTTCTTGGTTTAGGACTATCTGTATTTTTAGCTACATCTTTATTCTCTGCTAATGGTGTATCTATAGATGGAGCAGTTAAGTATGAAGTAAAAGATGGTAAGTATGGACCATATCATTTAAATATGCAAGATACTAAAAAATATGACAATGGTAGAAAAGCTACTAAGTTAGAAGTAAAAGTTTGGAACTTAGATGTTAGACCTGATGGTGAAGGTCTTCCTATGTATGACATGAAACATGGTAAACCAGTTATGGAAAATGGTAAGCCTAAAATTGCTCAAGGTTCAGTTGAGTGGGGTGAAGAACTTTACGATGCTCAATGTGCTATGTGTCATGGTGAGTTTGGAGCTGGAGGAAAAGGTTATCCAACATTAGCAGGTGGAAGTTTTAAAGATTTACATATCCAAAGACTTAATCCAGCTGATGAAAATCCAAATCCAGATGTTGCATTAAAAACTATTGGTTCTTATTGGCCATATGCAAGTACACTTTATTGGTATATTCAAGAGTCTATGCCTTTTACCGCACCTAAAACATTAACAAACAGTGAAACATATGCTATTACAGCTTTCTTACTTGCTTCTAATGGAATTGAAGTTGATGGTGAAGAGATGGATGAAGAGTTTGTTTTAAGCAAATCTAATTTTAATAAAATTGTAATGCCTAATGTTGAAGGTTTTTATCCTGAAGTTGATACTAAAGATCCTCATCAAGGTCCAAAAAACATGCAAAAACTTCTTTCTGATCCTACAATATATGGTAAGGGTACAAGATGTATGAAAGATTGTATTAAACAACCAGTTGAAGATCTTTTATTAAGAATTAAAGTTGATTTAATTCCAAATGTTAATGAACCTTTATCAACTGAAAGATCATGGAAAGAACCTGTAAAAGCTACTGCAAGTGATGTAGATCCAGTTATTGTAGATAACTATGCAACATATTGTTCAGCATGTCATGCAAATAAAGCTATTGGAGCTCCTGTTCTTGGTGATAAAGAAGCTTGGGCAGAAGTTATGGAAAAAGGTTTAGAAGAAGTTTACACAAATGGTATTGATGGTATAAATGCTATGCCTCCTAAGGGAACGGCAATGGGTCTATCTGATGATGAATTCAAACAAATAGTTGACTATATTATCAATGAGAGTAAATAA
- the soxC gene encoding sulfite dehydrogenase: MTKVSKNSEKDLETISEEKLSRRDFFRKTAVYSAGAIAAANVLTPVKLKADDPAIINEAPWGQKLGDLVNENPYGLPSPFEHNNIRRTHPIFSSGDYYASVSMCPIHESEGIVTPNGLFFTRNHGGTAHVDPHDWRLMICGDQVEKDIVLTLDDLKRYPSESRIYFIECPANGAPEWRGPQFNSLQFQKGLMSAAEWTGVMLKTVLEDVGLKKDAVWMLAEGSDNASNPRSIPVEKAMDDVMIVWGQNGEALRPEQGYPVRLIVPGWEGNLNTKWLRRLEISDKPWHSKEETSKYTMVQPGGKAIRFFWVNEVNSVITSPCPEKPWTHLKKGDMVEVEGIAWSGHGTITGVDISLDGGDNWIEASLKGLVLPKSWTRFSYVMKWDGKPLLLASRSRDDFGNIQPTIDEETSAVGVESVYHRNAIVTWEINKKGECNNVQIRKHKKA; the protein is encoded by the coding sequence ATGACGAAAGTAAGCAAGAATTCTGAAAAAGATTTAGAAACTATTTCTGAAGAGAAATTAAGTAGAAGAGATTTTTTTAGAAAAACTGCAGTTTATTCAGCTGGTGCAATTGCAGCTGCAAATGTATTAACACCAGTTAAATTAAAAGCTGATGACCCAGCTATTATAAATGAGGCACCTTGGGGGCAAAAACTAGGAGATCTAGTTAATGAAAACCCTTATGGTTTACCTTCTCCATTCGAACATAATAACATTAGAAGAACTCACCCTATATTTTCATCTGGTGATTATTATGCATCTGTTTCTATGTGTCCAATTCATGAATCAGAAGGTATTGTTACACCTAATGGTCTGTTTTTTACAAGAAATCATGGAGGAACAGCTCACGTTGATCCACACGATTGGAGACTAATGATTTGTGGAGATCAAGTTGAAAAAGATATTGTTCTTACATTAGATGATTTAAAAAGATATCCAAGTGAAAGTAGAATTTACTTTATTGAGTGTCCTGCTAATGGAGCTCCTGAGTGGAGAGGTCCACAGTTTAATTCATTACAGTTTCAAAAGGGACTTATGAGTGCTGCTGAATGGACAGGTGTTATGCTTAAGACAGTATTAGAAGATGTTGGATTAAAGAAAGATGCTGTATGGATGCTTGCTGAAGGTTCAGATAATGCGTCAAATCCTAGATCTATTCCTGTTGAAAAAGCTATGGATGACGTAATGATTGTTTGGGGACAAAATGGTGAAGCTTTAAGACCTGAGCAAGGTTATCCTGTAAGATTAATTGTTCCAGGTTGGGAAGGTAACTTAAATACTAAATGGTTAAGAAGACTAGAAATTTCAGATAAACCTTGGCATTCTAAAGAAGAGACTTCTAAATACACTATGGTTCAACCTGGTGGAAAAGCTATAAGATTCTTCTGGGTAAATGAAGTTAACTCTGTTATTACTTCTCCATGTCCAGAAAAACCTTGGACTCATCTTAAAAAAGGTGATATGGTAGAAGTTGAAGGTATTGCCTGGTCAGGTCATGGAACTATTACAGGTGTTGATATTTCACTTGATGGTGGTGACAACTGGATTGAAGCAAGTCTTAAAGGATTAGTTCTTCCTAAATCTTGGACTAGATTCTCTTATGTTATGAAATGGGATGGGAAACCTCTATTATTAGCTTCTAGATCAAGAGATGACTTTGGAAATATTCAACCAACTATTGATGAGGAGACTTCAGCGGTAGGTGTTGAATCTGTTTATCATAGAAATGCTATCGTAACTTGGGAAATTAATAAAAAAGGAGAGTGTAATAATGTTCAAATTAGAAAACACAAAAAAGCTTAA